Proteins encoded together in one Flavobacteriales bacterium window:
- a CDS encoding DUF2723 domain-containing protein: protein MDFKRLNIITGWLVFLVAAITYIATIEPTASFWDCGEFIATANKLEVGHPPGAPLFMILARAFSAFVSPEHVPVAINVLSALASAFTILFLFWSITHMAHKLATRDGEALTAGRTIAALGSGLVGSLAYTWSDSFWFSAVEGEVYALSSFFTAIVFWAILKWESEADQPHNKRWLILIAYLMGLSIGVHLLNLLCIPAIAFVYYFKKHKVTPMGVLWTLVISALILGAIQAVIIPGLVRTAGWFELRFVNDMGLPFNTGNLVYGLLLVGLIVWGLLWSQRQGRDIVNTIILGVSVIIVGYSTYALIVIRSTANPPIDENNPENVFNLLSYLNREQYGDRPLLLGQFWDSELSNEREDGTPVYTATWQATKGGRPVKQFYDRWTAQHWLEANPGHEIDHAYVITDPRKGTEPVYDPRFTMLFPRMYSNQRGHVEEYKTWSRFKGTPIRTTDREGKPTIINKPTFGENMRFFVDYQLNWMYWRYFMWNFAGRQNDVQGHGNIVDGNWLTGIDLIDEQRIGSQKDLPGSLTWNKAYNKLYLLPLLLGVIGLVYQLFRHLRDWSVVMLLFFFTGIAVVIYLNQTPLQPRERDYAYVGSFYAFAIWIGLGVYALFDAARALSQRDLLYAVGGGLGLGLLKFLVETLSGDDHAVSYSIFYLAVAGGAALALFHVLGKATRGERVPALLASALGLLVPLHMLGEEWNDHNRSIRTPARDLASDYLNSCAPNAILFTNGDNDTFPLWYAQEVEGIRTDIRIVNLSLLNTDWYIDQMRRQAYESAPVPFGLAPEKYRQGTRDIVAVIPSQNQKGVFVDVKAAMDFVANDRNMQTLFQRGTKDAYFPTNKFRIPVDSAKVVDNGTVALKDTALIVDNVDWQIGKQVLLKNQLMVLDLLANFNWDRPIYFAVTTGPDSYLSLQNHFQLEGLTYRLVPIFTKNDNPNLSGRVGTDVMFDNVMNKFVWGHMDSQEDIYLDENILRMTTNLRLQLSSLADALTDEGRKEDALKVLDLTMEKMPERNVPFDRIMLPVIESFYKAGGSEKANALAERLFTIMEENLAWYTSLEPRFAEKVSSEMAITHAVMDRIVTTAKVIHKQQELADRLQQRMDAAEEAYEQKLMEMESAGRKTSKMRF, encoded by the coding sequence ATGGACTTCAAGCGCCTCAACATCATCACCGGCTGGCTCGTGTTCCTGGTGGCCGCCATCACCTACATCGCCACCATCGAGCCCACGGCCAGCTTCTGGGATTGCGGGGAGTTCATCGCCACGGCCAACAAGTTGGAGGTGGGCCACCCGCCGGGCGCCCCCCTGTTCATGATCCTGGCGCGCGCCTTCAGCGCCTTCGTGAGCCCGGAGCACGTGCCGGTGGCCATCAACGTCCTCAGCGCCCTGGCCAGCGCCTTCACCATCCTGTTCCTGTTCTGGAGCATCACCCACATGGCGCACAAGCTGGCCACGCGCGATGGCGAGGCCCTCACCGCCGGCCGCACGATCGCCGCGCTGGGCAGCGGCCTGGTGGGCAGCCTGGCCTACACCTGGAGCGACAGCTTCTGGTTCAGCGCCGTGGAAGGCGAGGTGTACGCCCTGTCCAGTTTCTTCACCGCCATCGTGTTCTGGGCCATCCTCAAGTGGGAGAGCGAGGCCGACCAGCCCCACAACAAGCGCTGGCTCATCCTCATCGCCTACCTGATGGGCCTGAGCATCGGCGTGCACCTGCTGAACCTGCTGTGCATCCCGGCCATCGCCTTCGTGTACTACTTCAAGAAGCACAAGGTGACCCCGATGGGCGTGCTGTGGACCCTGGTGATCAGCGCGCTGATCCTGGGCGCCATCCAGGCGGTGATCATCCCGGGCCTGGTGAGGACGGCCGGCTGGTTCGAGCTGCGCTTCGTGAACGACATGGGCCTGCCCTTCAACACCGGCAACCTGGTCTACGGCCTGCTGCTGGTGGGCCTCATCGTGTGGGGCCTGCTGTGGAGCCAGCGCCAGGGTCGCGACATCGTCAACACCATCATCCTCGGGGTGTCCGTCATCATCGTGGGCTACAGCACCTACGCCCTGATCGTGATCCGCAGCACCGCCAACCCGCCCATCGACGAGAACAACCCGGAGAACGTCTTCAACCTGCTGAGCTACCTGAACCGCGAACAGTACGGCGACCGGCCCCTGCTGCTCGGCCAGTTCTGGGACAGCGAACTGAGCAACGAGCGCGAGGACGGCACCCCGGTGTACACCGCCACCTGGCAGGCCACCAAGGGTGGCCGCCCCGTGAAGCAGTTCTATGACCGCTGGACGGCGCAGCACTGGCTGGAGGCCAACCCCGGCCACGAGATCGACCACGCCTACGTGATCACCGACCCCCGCAAGGGCACCGAACCCGTGTACGACCCGCGCTTCACCATGCTCTTCCCCCGCATGTACAGCAACCAGCGCGGCCACGTGGAGGAATACAAGACCTGGAGCCGCTTCAAGGGCACGCCCATCCGCACCACCGACCGCGAGGGCAAGCCGACGATCATCAACAAGCCCACCTTCGGGGAGAACATGCGCTTCTTCGTGGACTACCAGCTCAACTGGATGTACTGGCGCTACTTCATGTGGAACTTCGCCGGCCGCCAGAACGACGTGCAGGGCCACGGCAACATCGTGGACGGCAACTGGCTCACCGGCATCGACCTGATCGACGAGCAGCGCATCGGCAGCCAGAAGGACCTGCCCGGCAGCCTCACCTGGAACAAGGCCTACAACAAGCTGTACCTGCTGCCGCTGCTGCTGGGCGTCATCGGCCTGGTGTACCAGCTCTTCCGCCACCTGCGCGACTGGTCGGTGGTGATGCTGCTGTTCTTCTTCACGGGCATCGCCGTCGTGATCTACCTGAACCAGACGCCGCTGCAGCCACGTGAGCGCGACTACGCCTACGTGGGAAGCTTCTATGCCTTCGCCATCTGGATCGGCCTGGGCGTGTACGCCCTCTTCGATGCGGCGCGCGCGCTCAGCCAGCGCGACCTGCTCTACGCCGTGGGCGGCGGCCTGGGCCTGGGCCTGTTGAAGTTCCTGGTGGAGACCCTCAGCGGCGACGACCACGCCGTGAGCTACTCCATCTTCTACCTGGCGGTGGCCGGCGGCGCCGCGCTTGCGCTCTTCCATGTGCTGGGCAAGGCCACACGCGGCGAACGGGTGCCCGCCCTTCTGGCCTCCGCCCTGGGCCTGCTGGTGCCCCTGCACATGCTGGGCGAGGAGTGGAACGATCACAACCGCTCGATCCGCACCCCGGCGCGCGACCTGGCCAGCGACTACCTGAACAGCTGCGCCCCCAACGCCATCCTCTTCACCAACGGCGACAACGACACCTTCCCGCTGTGGTACGCCCAGGAGGTGGAGGGCATCCGTACCGACATCCGCATCGTGAACCTGAGCTTGCTGAACACCGACTGGTACATCGACCAGATGCGACGCCAGGCCTACGAAAGCGCGCCGGTGCCCTTCGGCCTGGCCCCCGAGAAGTACCGCCAGGGCACCCGCGACATCGTGGCCGTGATCCCAAGCCAGAACCAGAAGGGCGTGTTCGTGGACGTGAAGGCCGCCATGGACTTCGTGGCCAACGACCGCAACATGCAGACCCTGTTCCAGCGCGGCACCAAGGACGCCTACTTCCCCACCAACAAGTTCCGCATCCCGGTGGACAGTGCCAAGGTGGTGGACAACGGCACGGTGGCCCTGAAGGACACCGCCCTCATCGTGGACAACGTGGACTGGCAGATCGGCAAGCAGGTGCTGCTGAAGAACCAACTGATGGTGCTGGACCTGTTGGCCAACTTCAACTGGGACCGCCCCATCTACTTCGCCGTCACCACCGGGCCGGACAGCTACCTCAGCCTGCAGAACCACTTCCAGCTCGAGGGCCTCACCTACCGCCTGGTGCCCATCTTCACCAAGAACGACAACCCCAACCTCAGCGGGCGCGTGGGCACCGATGTGATGTTCGACAACGTGATGAACAAGTTCGTGTGGGGCCACATGGACAGCCAGGAGGACATCTATCTGGACGAGAACATCTTGCGCATGACCACCAACCTGCGCCTGCAGCTGAGCAGCCTGGCCGATGCGCTCACCGACGAGGGCCGCAAGGAGGACGCGCTGAAGGTGCTGGACCTCACCATGGAGAAGATGCCCGAGCGCAACGTGCCCTTCGACCGCATCATGCTGCCGGTGATCGAGTCCTTCTACAAGGCCGGGGGCAGCGAGAAGGCCAACGCGCTCGCCGAGCGCCTCTTCACCATCATGGAGGAGAACCTGGCCTGGTACACCAGCCTGGAGCCGCGCTTCGCCGAGAAAGTGAGCAGCGAGATGGCCATCACCCACGCGGTGATGGACCGCATCGTCACCACCGCCAAGGTGATCCATAAGCAGCAGGAGCTGGCCGACCGTCTGCAGCAGCGGATGGACGCCGCCGAGGAGGCCTACGAACAGAAACTGATGGAGATGGAGAGCGCTGGGCGCAAGACCAGCAAGATGCGCTTCTGA
- a CDS encoding rhodanese-like domain-containing protein has product MNASFRHLFAPIFLFATVTLHAQEAGVECDPARFAKVIAEKPGQVLDVRTPEEWATGVISGARFIDFSAGGFKEAAAAQLDRTKPVYVYCAAGGRSYRASKQLKELGFTEVYDLVGGMGAWKEAGMPTVPYARDAKR; this is encoded by the coding sequence ATGAACGCATCCTTCCGTCACCTCTTCGCCCCGATCTTCCTGTTCGCCACAGTGACCCTGCACGCGCAGGAGGCCGGTGTGGAGTGCGACCCGGCCCGGTTCGCGAAGGTCATCGCCGAGAAGCCCGGCCAGGTGCTGGACGTACGGACGCCCGAGGAGTGGGCCACCGGCGTGATCAGCGGAGCGCGGTTCATCGACTTCAGCGCCGGCGGCTTCAAGGAGGCCGCTGCCGCGCAACTGGACAGGACGAAGCCCGTGTATGTCTACTGCGCGGCGGGCGGTCGGAGCTACCGCGCGAGCAAGCAGCTCAAGGAGCTCGGCTTCACCGAGGTCTACGATCTGGTGGGCGGCATGGGCGCGTGGAAGGAGGCGGGCATGCCCACCGTACCCTACGCCAGGGACGCGAAGCGATAG
- the aspS gene encoding aspartate--tRNA ligase translates to MYRTHTCGELRLTDADTTVTLAGWVQRTRALGGMTFVDLRDRFGITQLSFNTERDKALCEQANTLGREYVVQAFGIVKERESKNAHLPTGEIELVVTALKVLNAARTPPFTIEEETDGGDELRAKYRYLDLRRASIRRNFELRHRMAIEVRNYLSAQHFLEVETPVLIKSTPEGARDFVVPSRMNPGEFYALPQSPQTFKQLLMVAGFDRYFQLVKCFRDEDLRQDRQPEFTQIDCEMAFVEQEDILNTFEGMAKHLFQAIHGVTFDGAFPRMSFDEAMKGYGCDKPDLRFGMRFHELNDLVQGKGFKVFDEAELVVGINAEGCAGWSRKQTDALIDFVKRPQIGATGIVFVKWTEEGLKSTVDKFFTSEQLQAWAARFGMKPGDLLCIMASKADKTRKQLNELRLHLGDQLGLRDPKVFKPLWVVDFPLLEQDEESGRWHAMHHPFTAPKPEDAQKLFDQKDLGSVRANAYDLVINGTEIGGGSIRIHDRTMQEAMFRVLGFTDEDARYKFGFLMDAFEFGAPPHGGAAFGFDRWVSLFGHRTDIREFIAFPKNNAGRDVMIDAPSRIDEIQLQELGIAVKG, encoded by the coding sequence ATGTACCGCACCCACACCTGCGGCGAGCTCCGCCTCACCGACGCCGATACGACCGTGACCCTGGCCGGATGGGTCCAACGCACGCGTGCCCTGGGCGGCATGACCTTCGTGGACCTGCGCGACCGCTTCGGCATCACCCAGCTCAGCTTCAACACCGAACGCGACAAGGCCCTGTGCGAGCAGGCCAACACCCTGGGCCGTGAGTATGTCGTGCAGGCCTTCGGCATTGTGAAGGAGCGCGAGAGCAAGAACGCCCACCTCCCCACCGGCGAGATCGAGCTCGTGGTCACCGCGCTGAAGGTGCTGAACGCCGCCAGGACGCCACCCTTCACCATCGAGGAGGAGACCGATGGCGGCGATGAGCTCCGCGCCAAATACCGCTACCTGGACCTGCGCCGCGCCAGCATCCGCCGCAACTTCGAGCTGCGCCACCGCATGGCCATCGAGGTGCGCAACTACCTCAGCGCACAGCACTTCCTGGAGGTGGAGACGCCGGTGCTGATCAAGAGCACGCCCGAGGGCGCCCGCGATTTCGTGGTGCCCAGCCGTATGAACCCCGGCGAGTTCTACGCCCTGCCCCAGAGCCCGCAGACCTTCAAGCAGCTGCTGATGGTGGCCGGCTTCGACCGCTACTTCCAGCTCGTGAAGTGCTTCCGCGACGAGGACCTGCGCCAGGACCGCCAGCCCGAGTTCACGCAGATCGACTGCGAGATGGCCTTCGTGGAACAGGAGGACATCCTGAACACCTTCGAGGGCATGGCCAAGCACCTGTTCCAGGCCATCCACGGCGTCACCTTCGACGGCGCCTTCCCGCGCATGAGCTTCGACGAGGCCATGAAGGGCTACGGCTGCGACAAACCCGACCTGCGCTTCGGCATGCGGTTCCACGAGCTGAACGACCTGGTGCAGGGCAAAGGCTTCAAGGTGTTCGACGAGGCCGAGCTCGTGGTGGGCATCAACGCCGAAGGCTGCGCCGGCTGGAGCCGCAAGCAGACCGATGCGCTCATCGACTTCGTGAAGCGCCCGCAGATCGGCGCCACCGGCATCGTGTTCGTCAAGTGGACCGAGGAAGGGCTGAAGAGCACGGTGGACAAGTTCTTCACGTCGGAACAGCTGCAGGCCTGGGCCGCGCGCTTCGGCATGAAGCCCGGCGACCTCCTCTGCATCATGGCCAGCAAGGCGGACAAGACGCGCAAGCAGCTGAACGAACTGCGCCTCCACCTCGGCGACCAGCTCGGCCTGCGCGACCCCAAGGTGTTCAAGCCCCTGTGGGTGGTGGACTTCCCGCTGCTGGAGCAGGACGAGGAGAGTGGCCGCTGGCACGCCATGCACCACCCCTTCACCGCCCCGAAGCCGGAGGACGCGCAGAAGCTCTTCGACCAGAAGGACCTCGGCAGCGTGCGCGCGAACGCGTACGACCTGGTGATCAACGGCACCGAGATCGGCGGCGGCAGCATCCGCATCCACGACCGCACCATGCAGGAGGCCATGTTCCGCGTGCTCGGCTTCACCGACGAGGATGCGCGGTACAAGTTCGGCTTCCTGATGGACGCCTTCGAGTTCGGCGCTCCGCCGCACGGTGGCGCGGCCTTCGGCTTCGACCGCTGGGTGAGCCTCTTCGGCCACCGCACGGACATCCGCGAGTTCATCGCCTTCCCGAAGAACAACGCCGGCCGAGACGTGATGATCGACGCGCCGAGCCGCATCGATGAGATCCAATTGCAAGAGCTGGGGATCGCTGTGAAAGGCTGA
- a CDS encoding DUF898 domain-containing protein encodes MELLTPQHRLAFKGKGGDLFAVLIVNWLLTMVTLGLYYPWAKVRRLKYYYEHTELDGHPFHFHGTGREMFIGFIKAVGLLVLLYGAFFGLAMLQEAWASVLGFLVLFGGLLLLLPLIIHGTYRYRMSRSSWRGIHFGYRGDRNELYRICLRDGLLTLVTLGIYGSWFTINLRNYVMSHVRWGSSQFAYKGDGLDFFLMNLKGYFLTLFTLGIYGFWWQKDLFHYYVDHLSWTFSDGRRLQFKGTSTGGGFFGLIITNVLLVIFTFGIGYAWAEVRTMRFILANIAMVGDADLNNVAQTEQEHKGALAEELGDLMDIGIFL; translated from the coding sequence ATGGAGCTTCTCACCCCCCAGCACCGCCTGGCCTTCAAGGGCAAGGGCGGCGACCTCTTCGCCGTGCTCATCGTCAACTGGCTGCTCACCATGGTCACCCTCGGCCTGTACTACCCATGGGCCAAGGTGCGCCGGCTCAAGTACTACTATGAGCACACCGAGCTGGACGGGCATCCCTTCCACTTCCACGGCACGGGGCGCGAGATGTTCATCGGCTTCATCAAGGCCGTGGGCCTGCTGGTGCTGCTCTACGGTGCCTTCTTCGGCCTGGCCATGCTGCAGGAGGCCTGGGCCAGCGTGCTCGGCTTCCTGGTCCTCTTCGGCGGCCTGCTGCTCCTGCTGCCGCTGATCATCCACGGCACCTACCGCTACCGCATGAGCCGCAGCAGCTGGCGCGGCATCCACTTCGGGTACCGCGGCGACCGCAACGAGCTGTACCGCATCTGCCTGCGCGACGGCCTGCTCACGCTGGTCACCCTGGGCATCTACGGCAGCTGGTTCACCATCAACCTGCGCAACTACGTGATGAGCCATGTGCGCTGGGGCAGCTCGCAGTTCGCCTACAAGGGCGACGGGCTCGACTTCTTCCTGATGAACCTGAAGGGCTACTTCCTCACCTTGTTCACTCTGGGCATCTACGGGTTCTGGTGGCAGAAGGACCTGTTCCACTACTATGTGGACCACCTCAGCTGGACCTTCAGCGATGGCAGGCGCCTGCAGTTCAAGGGCACATCCACAGGCGGGGGCTTCTTCGGCCTCATCATCACCAACGTCCTGCTGGTGATCTTCACCTTCGGCATCGGCTACGCTTGGGCCGAGGTGCGCACCATGCGCTTCATCCTGGCGAACATCGCCATGGTGGGCGACGCCGACCTGAACAACGTGGCGCAGACCGAACAGGAGCACAAGGGCGCGCTGGCCGAGGAGCTGGGCGACCTGATGGACATCGGCATCTTCCTGTGA
- a CDS encoding M48 family metallopeptidase: protein MEAVLYDGVSSKPIEARVSVREPNALAVEHGSERFTWPLEHTGLQWERTRDTLRISFGEFPRRVLIVRDPLFIRSFVLRMRYTGRQGVYDRLLGVARSGPVLFFLGVAVLLVASYVWLLPWAAEGVAMLMPRSVDQQLGAAAWGTMAPTLDEDTARSRTLQRFGDALQLSPDHPLTFHVVRDDQVNAFALPGGHIVVFTGILERMDLPEELAALLAHEGTHVQERHSTRMLMRQLASYVFLSLIIGDASAIAAVVAEHADNVRNLSYSRGLETDADRHGMERMHARGVDPNGMVGLLQLLQEEAVDLPAAMEFLSSHPLTAERVAEAERLAAQMGDPVVARPPLDGLFAALTTPEVKEIPVGTAAE from the coding sequence GTGGAGGCCGTCCTGTACGACGGCGTGAGCAGCAAGCCGATCGAGGCGCGGGTGAGCGTGCGCGAGCCCAACGCCCTGGCGGTGGAGCACGGAAGCGAGCGCTTCACCTGGCCGCTGGAGCACACGGGGCTGCAGTGGGAGCGCACGCGGGACACGCTGCGCATCAGCTTCGGGGAGTTCCCCCGGCGGGTGCTCATCGTACGCGACCCGCTCTTCATCCGCAGCTTCGTGCTGCGCATGCGTTACACGGGGCGCCAGGGGGTGTACGACCGCCTGCTGGGGGTGGCGCGCAGCGGGCCGGTGCTCTTCTTCCTGGGCGTGGCGGTGCTGCTGGTGGCCAGCTACGTGTGGCTGCTGCCCTGGGCGGCGGAAGGCGTGGCCATGCTGATGCCACGCTCCGTGGACCAGCAACTGGGTGCCGCCGCCTGGGGCACCATGGCCCCCACGCTCGACGAGGACACCGCGCGCAGCCGCACCCTGCAACGCTTCGGCGATGCCTTACAGCTCAGCCCCGACCATCCGCTCACCTTCCATGTGGTGCGCGATGATCAGGTCAACGCCTTCGCGCTGCCCGGCGGCCACATCGTGGTGTTCACCGGCATCCTGGAGCGCATGGACCTGCCGGAGGAGCTGGCGGCGCTGCTGGCGCACGAGGGCACGCACGTGCAGGAGCGCCACAGCACGCGCATGCTGATGCGGCAGCTGGCCAGCTACGTCTTCCTCAGCCTCATCATCGGCGACGCCAGCGCCATCGCGGCCGTGGTGGCCGAGCATGCGGACAACGTGCGCAACCTGTCGTACTCGCGCGGGCTGGAGACGGACGCCGACCGGCATGGCATGGAGCGCATGCACGCCCGCGGGGTGGACCCCAACGGCATGGTGGGCCTGTTGCAGCTGCTGCAGGAGGAGGCGGTGGATCTGCCGGCGGCCATGGAGTTCCTCAGCAGCCATCCGCTCACCGCTGAACGCGTGGCCGAGGCCGAGCGGCTGGCGGCGCAGATGGGTGATCCGGTCGTTGCGCGCCCTCCGCTGGACGGCTTGTTCGCGGCGTTGACGACGCCCGAGGTCAAGGAGATCCCGGTGGGGACAGCCGCCGAATAG
- a CDS encoding polysaccharide deacetylase family protein, whose protein sequence is MPARPPWPLRALMPGVLWRMDPRERVLYLTFDDGPDPQLTPWVLDQLAAVGAHATFFCRGDRALARPDLVERLRAEGHGVGGHTWDHPDGWRTPLRPYLRNVLRGQREVGGPLFRPPYGRLTPAQLAALKGRLRVVMWDVLSRDYDLRRTAEECLDRTLRLARPGSIIVFHDAPKAADRLRVILPQALERWNAVGYRFASLA, encoded by the coding sequence GTGCCCGCCCGCCCGCCCTGGCCGCTGCGCGCGCTGATGCCGGGGGTGCTGTGGCGCATGGACCCGCGGGAGCGGGTGCTGTACCTCACCTTCGACGACGGCCCCGACCCGCAGCTGACCCCATGGGTGCTGGACCAACTGGCGGCGGTGGGCGCGCACGCCACCTTCTTCTGCCGTGGCGATCGTGCCCTGGCACGACCCGACCTGGTGGAGCGCCTCCGCGCCGAAGGCCACGGCGTGGGCGGCCACACCTGGGACCATCCCGACGGCTGGCGGACCCCGCTGAGGCCCTACCTGCGCAACGTGCTGCGGGGCCAACGCGAGGTGGGCGGCCCGCTCTTCCGACCGCCCTACGGCCGCCTCACCCCGGCGCAGCTCGCCGCCCTGAAGGGTCGCCTTCGTGTGGTGATGTGGGACGTGCTCTCGCGCGACTATGACCTGCGCCGCACGGCGGAGGAATGCCTGGACCGCACCCTGAGGCTTGCGCGACCGGGGTCCATCATCGTGTTCCATGATGCGCCGAAGGCGGCAGACCGGCTGCGCGTGATCCTGCCCCAGGCGCTGGAGCGTTGGAACGCCGTGGGCTATCGCTTCGCGTCCCTGGCGTAG
- a CDS encoding PD40 domain-containing protein: MRPLRLLLLLVLPLLPARAAMAQGGADARIRSGDLHFAQLAYALAEKEYRAAADLGAVNEHVSKRLAECNMKLGNSEEAERWYAIVVKFLNREPRDLYAYAQALKSNGKYDQAEEWMDRYLATRPPEGGAQRSNITSFARKFTDQQERFTITPLTINTPYSDMAATWCGPDQVIFSSSRNEKVGIQRRAAWNDQPFLDLYRAARQADGTLGAPSLLEGKVNSALHDGPAVCSTDGSTMYFTRNSSVRGRNGITRLGIYRARRTGNEWGGVDPFLYNNSECSVGHPALSPDGRRLYFVSDMPGGLGGSDIYVCRDLGGQWGEPENLGPVINTPYNEVTPFIAADGTLYFSSDGHPGLGGLDVFAAPPADGDRFTTAINVGAPLNGTKDDLAFIIDATGRHGYFSSNRPGGMGDDDLYAFVMHSPLEQRFLCTGVVIDDESGSPVIDVAVELQDMSGAVLASTSTDARGEYSFGVQKDKEYRVVARMKGRYEGSQHLSTEQIENQQIVARDIHLVPDAGVWLRGAVRYKDRLGFIPGMTVSVVNLSSFYSESQVTGEGGDFSFRLQANEEFEVLFEKAGYYSRSVSVSSIGIRNSVIDLNAAFDLSFEPVEVGRPVRLKYVKWSDDKSLALDPVARTEVDQLAERLKVNPSLRVELAVHGDARGDGEAQMKLTQKRAQAIVDQLVAKGVPKDRVTAKGYGGMRLVNHCVPGVQCTEAEHAENRRVEYTVTEIRP; this comes from the coding sequence ATGCGCCCGCTCCGCCTGCTCCTCCTGCTCGTGCTGCCGCTGCTGCCGGCGAGGGCTGCGATGGCTCAAGGAGGGGCGGACGCGCGCATCCGCTCCGGGGATCTGCACTTCGCACAGCTGGCCTATGCGCTCGCCGAGAAGGAGTATCGCGCCGCCGCCGATCTGGGCGCCGTGAACGAACACGTGTCCAAGCGCCTCGCCGAGTGCAACATGAAGCTCGGCAATTCCGAGGAGGCCGAGCGCTGGTACGCCATCGTGGTGAAGTTCCTGAACCGCGAGCCGCGTGACCTGTACGCCTACGCGCAGGCCCTGAAGAGCAACGGCAAGTACGACCAGGCCGAGGAATGGATGGACCGCTACCTGGCCACACGCCCGCCGGAAGGAGGGGCCCAGCGCAGCAACATCACCAGCTTCGCCCGCAAGTTCACCGACCAGCAGGAGCGCTTCACCATCACGCCGCTGACGATCAACACGCCGTACTCGGACATGGCGGCCACCTGGTGCGGTCCCGACCAGGTGATCTTCTCCAGCAGCCGCAACGAAAAGGTCGGCATCCAGCGCCGCGCCGCTTGGAACGACCAGCCCTTCCTGGACCTGTACCGTGCGGCACGGCAGGCCGATGGGACGCTGGGCGCCCCCAGCTTGCTGGAGGGCAAGGTGAACAGCGCCCTGCACGATGGTCCGGCCGTGTGCAGCACCGATGGCAGCACCATGTACTTCACCCGCAACAGCAGCGTGCGGGGCCGGAACGGCATCACCCGCCTGGGGATCTACCGGGCGCGGCGCACGGGCAACGAATGGGGCGGTGTGGATCCCTTCCTGTACAACAACAGCGAGTGCTCCGTGGGCCATCCCGCGCTGAGCCCCGATGGTAGGCGCCTGTACTTCGTGAGCGACATGCCCGGCGGCCTGGGGGGAAGCGACATCTATGTGTGCCGCGACCTGGGCGGGCAGTGGGGCGAACCGGAGAACCTCGGTCCGGTGATCAACACCCCGTACAACGAAGTGACGCCCTTCATCGCGGCCGATGGCACCCTGTACTTCAGCAGCGATGGGCATCCGGGCCTCGGTGGCCTGGACGTGTTCGCCGCACCACCGGCCGACGGCGACCGCTTCACCACGGCCATCAACGTGGGCGCACCGTTGAACGGCACGAAGGACGATCTGGCCTTCATCATCGACGCCACGGGCAGGCATGGCTACTTCAGCAGCAACCGGCCTGGAGGCATGGGCGATGATGACCTCTACGCCTTCGTGATGCACAGTCCATTGGAGCAGCGTTTCCTGTGCACCGGCGTGGTGATCGACGACGAGAGCGGCTCACCGGTGATCGATGTGGCCGTGGAGCTGCAGGACATGAGCGGCGCCGTGCTGGCCAGCACCAGCACCGATGCCCGTGGTGAGTACTCGTTCGGGGTGCAGAAGGACAAGGAGTACCGCGTGGTGGCCCGCATGAAGGGGCGCTACGAGGGCAGCCAGCACCTCAGCACCGAGCAGATCGAGAACCAGCAGATCGTGGCGCGTGACATCCACCTGGTGCCCGACGCCGGCGTATGGCTGCGGGGCGCGGTGCGCTACAAGGACCGGCTGGGCTTCATCCCGGGCATGACCGTGAGCGTGGTGAACCTGAGCAGTTTCTATTCGGAGAGCCAGGTGACCGGCGAGGGCGGCGACTTCAGCTTCCGGCTGCAGGCCAATGAGGAGTTCGAGGTGCTCTTCGAGAAGGCGGGCTACTACAGCCGCAGCGTGTCGGTCTCCTCGATCGGCATCCGCAACAGCGTCATCGACCTTAACGCGGCCTTCGACCTCAGCTTCGAGCCCGTGGAGGTGGGCCGACCGGTACGCCTCAAGTACGTGAAGTGGTCCGATGACAAGAGCCTCGCGCTCGACCCTGTGGCGCGCACCGAGGTGGACCAGCTGGCCGAACGCCTGAAGGTGAACCCCTCCCTCCGGGTGGAGCTGGCCGTGCATGGCGATGCACGCGGCGATGGCGAGGCGCAGATGAAGCTCACCCAGAAGCGCGCGCAGGCCATCGTGGACCAGCTCGTGGCCAAGGGGGTCCCGAAGGACCGCGTCACCGCCAAAGGCTACGGCGGCATGCGCCTGGTGAACCACTGCGTGCCCGGGGTGCAGTGCACCGAGGCCGAGCATGCGGAGAACCGCCGTGTGGAGTACACCGTCACCGAGATCCGTCCCTGA